The Tetrapisispora phaffii CBS 4417 chromosome 16, complete genome genomic sequence CGGAAACCTCTACATTTGTAGGATTAAAGAATTGCAACATGACAACATGCTAATGACTTGCTTTGCTTCCAAAGTGCTTGGAAACAATAAAGACTGCTCAAATATTGCAGAAAACAGTATCGTACgaattaataaatgtaGATCTGGCGAAATTACTCATTCTAGAGAATATAATGCGCAAAATATAGTGTTTTGCAAGGTTAGGCATAGTTTAGCGATAACAAATAGATTAATTGCATGTGCTGGTATCATTGTAATCTTTATGGTACGTATCATAATCTCATAAGATATTACTATTTActcaatatttaatttcttttgtattaataatgaagtaACATCTTGCTTTGTCATCTGGCATGTATATTGAGTTTCAGTATAAAACAGAATTCTTAGCTGGTTTCGAAGTTTGCTGTTTTCTTGTTGAAAGTTGGTAGCCAGTTCATAGAAGTGATCCCTTTAAGTAGATTATTGGCTGTCATCAACCGTGCTTTCTAATAGTCCCGTTTCAAACTTGCAACGCTAATTTACGACTGGCTATCATTCTCATATCTTACTTATTGTTCATTGacaattcaatttttcgTTAAAGATGAAACGAAgaagtgaaaaattgaaacaacAAATTTAAAGGCAGGGAATAAATATGATGCGGCAGGAAATAGATAACTAGGATGCATTTCTGAAGAGTTTTCAGATCTTTTGTCATTAGTAACATAACTAGTGTCATAATTTGTGTTACAGAGTAGTTAAATAGACGCCATTACTTGATATGTGCATCACTATGTCATCGAGATTGCGTCAGGACGTCAGGATCGCACATGATAGTATTTTCATATTATCCTGCTTCTAAGATCACATATCTTCTCcatttattagaattatCATTGCCATATTAGCTCTCAATGTTAAAATAGTTCAAGCAGAAGCTGATTAACTGTGCCAGTGAAGAATTTAGATTAAGATATTTTCACATAGTGGATCTTTCGATGTTATGTCAAATCAATCGCAAGAACAAGTACATAAGACAACGAGTGCAATGATTAAAATGTTACTGAGTTAATTAATATAGCATTGCTACGATTAATGAGAACTGAACTTTTCAAACCAAGCATAACTTTATCAggtttttttgtttattgaCTTCGTTGTAACACTAATGATTTAAAGGATTGAAATCGAGTCGCATATAATGGATATTTGCTACAAATAATCTTctttacaatattattattgaagaaatgTTAATTGAAGCTTACGATATTTTTTCTGGggttaaatataaatatcactacttgaaatttaaaacgCAATATATCTCCATATTTATATGGATgtcaattattttaattttaattcataAAGCTTCCTTTAATCACAACTACGTTGAGTATCAAGAATTTTCAGAACAATAGTTGTTTTTACTTCTTTCATAGTTGTTATAAAAGCCAGATTCTGGGGATGGCTGGTGGTTAACGGAATAGCAGATTTACAAAAACTCAAAAAGTACATAACGAAGTATAATAGGAAAGGAAAAGCTTAGTTTTGTTGCTTTTTCTTTACCATAATTGTCGTTTGCATATGTTACATGGgatatttcatatttgtAGTCAAGAGCACTTAATTATGTTAATTCTTTCTCAGCAAACCAGCTTATCACAAGACAATAATCATAGTATATAACATGAGAACTATCATGAGAAATACACAAAACATTTTAGAACACAATGACCTGAATATCACACGAAGTCCTAAAGGAAGATTCGACCAGAACATATTGCTTAACCTCCCGTTGATCAATATTCTGGCGCAACAAAACCTAACAATGGCTCAAAGAGAAAAGTCCCCATGATAGTGAATCGTTTATGATTGTTAAAGATTATAAAGAATTTGTAAGaccaattttttttctctCTAAAAGGGAAATTTTACTCATGTTAGGATTCGATTCATAATAACATTACAGGTAGATGGTGAATAAAAGCATTGAAAGAACACTAAAAAGGAGTTTTTAACTAGAAATATTTGGAGAATGAAAAACAGTTTTGAAATTACAGGTTTTCAAGTTTTTGGTAACTCTGCCATGGCTTTAATTCTAAGTTTTATGTTTTACAAAGTTATGCTTCATCCAACTACTGATACTTTCTGCTATTGTGGTGCTGCTATGTTCTTTGCCATTTTAATTAATGCTTTCTCTTCCcttattgaaatttttaccTTATATGAACCTAGACCGATCATGGAAAAACACAAATCGTACTCATTATACCATCCAAGTGCTGATGCATTCGCTTCTATTATATCGGAAATACCCCCAAAGTTAATCACATCTGTTTGTGTTAACATCATTTTCTACTTCTTATGTAAATTTAGAAGAAATGGTCgtgtttttttcttctacTATTTGATTAGTGTTGTTGCCGTTTTCCCTATGTCACATTTATTCAAATGTGTCGGTTCCTTAACAAAGACATTGCAAGAGGCTATGGTTCCCGCTTCTATGTTACTGTTAGCTTTGTCAATGTATACTGGTTTTGCTATCTCAAGAACAAAAATCTTAGGTTGGTCTATTTGGGTATGGTATATTAATCCATTAGCATACttatttgaatcattaaTGATTAATGAGTTCCATGGTCGCCATTTCCCATGTACCGCATACATCCCTGTTGGAGGTTCTTATGATTCACAAACAGGAACAACAAGAATTTGTTCTGTTAATGGTGCTATTGCAGGCCAGGATTATGTTTTGGGTGACGATTACATTAAGTCAAGNNNNNNNNNNNNNNNNNNNNNNNNNNNNNNNNNNNNNNNNNNNNNNNNNNNNNNNNNNNNNNNNNNNNNNNNNNNNNNNNNNNNNNNNNNNNNNNNNNNNNNNNNNNNNNNNNNNNNNNNNNNNNNNNNNNNNNNNNNNNNNNNNNNNNNNNNNNNNNNNNNNNNNNNNNNNNNNNNNNAActgtaaatataataactaGTTATTATGCAGGAATTAAGATC encodes the following:
- the TPHA0P01850 gene encoding uncharacterized protein; protein product: MKNSFEITGFQVFGNSAMALILSFMFYKVMLHPTTDTFCYCGAAMFFAILINAFSSLIEIFTLYEPRPIMEKHKSYSLYHPSADAFASIISEIPPKLITSVCVNIIFYFLCKFRRNGRVFFFYYLISVVAVFPMSHLFKCVGSLTKTLQEAMVPASMLLLALSMYTGFAISRTKILGWSIWVWYINPLAYLFESLMINEFHGRHFPCTAYIPVGGSYDSQTGTTRICSVNGAIAGQDYVLGDDYIKS